In Geminocystis sp. NIES-3708, a single window of DNA contains:
- a CDS encoding catalase: MTDSKKITSKSGCPIADIQNSLTAGERGPLLMQDFQLLEEMQSFNRERIPERVVHAKGSGAYGTFTLTRPIPEYTKAKFLIEEGKKTDVFARFSTVAGEKGAADAERDVRGFAVKFYTEEGNWDLVGNNTPVFFIRDPYKFANFIHTQKRHPQTNLRNNNSQWDFWSLNPESLHQVTIVFSDRGLPASYRHMNGYGSHTYSFINQDNQRVWCKFHFKTRQGNKSMTSEESANLIGVDRESHQRDLFYAIDRGEYPSWTVKIQIMIETQAQTFPHNPFDLTKVWPHQDYPLLEIGVLELNRNPENYFAEVEQSAFSPSVFVPGIGPSPDKVLQARLMSYPDAQRYRIGTNYHQLPVNKPQCPVMHYQRDGAMSNGHGGSSPNYYPNSDENAPKEAPEYAEPPLNLGNVAVDRYDSREGNDDYSQAGNLWRIFSDGEKERTAKAIASAMTGVTEEIKMRQLCHFFRADMEYGQKVATALGITIDATKFLSDK; the protein is encoded by the coding sequence ATGACGGATTCTAAAAAAATAACTTCAAAATCAGGATGTCCGATTGCGGATATTCAAAACTCTTTAACGGCTGGAGAACGTGGCCCTTTGCTAATGCAAGATTTTCAGTTATTGGAAGAGATGCAAAGTTTTAATCGAGAAAGAATACCAGAAAGAGTTGTTCATGCTAAAGGTTCGGGGGCTTATGGTACTTTTACTTTAACTCGCCCTATACCTGAATATACTAAAGCTAAATTTTTGATAGAAGAAGGTAAAAAAACCGATGTATTTGCTCGATTTTCCACCGTCGCAGGGGAAAAAGGAGCAGCAGATGCGGAAAGAGACGTTCGGGGTTTTGCTGTTAAATTTTATACCGAAGAGGGTAACTGGGACTTAGTTGGAAATAATACTCCCGTGTTTTTTATTCGTGATCCCTATAAATTTGCTAACTTTATTCACACCCAAAAGCGTCACCCCCAAACTAATCTACGAAATAATAATTCTCAATGGGATTTTTGGTCATTAAATCCTGAATCTTTACATCAGGTTACGATTGTATTCAGTGATCGGGGTTTACCTGCTAGTTACCGACACATGAATGGTTATGGTAGTCATACTTATTCTTTTATCAATCAGGATAATCAACGAGTGTGGTGTAAATTCCATTTCAAAACTCGTCAAGGTAACAAATCCATGACTTCCGAAGAATCGGCTAATTTAATTGGAGTTGATCGAGAATCCCATCAAAGAGATCTTTTTTATGCCATTGACAGAGGAGAATATCCTAGTTGGACAGTCAAAATTCAGATTATGATCGAAACACAGGCTCAAACTTTTCCACATAATCCTTTCGATTTAACAAAAGTATGGCCTCATCAAGATTATCCCCTGTTAGAAATTGGTGTTTTAGAACTTAATCGTAATCCTGAAAATTACTTTGCTGAAGTAGAACAATCCGCTTTTAGCCCGTCAGTTTTTGTTCCGGGTATTGGTCCTAGTCCTGATAAAGTTTTACAAGCAAGACTAATGTCTTATCCTGATGCCCAAAGGTATCGCATCGGCACAAACTATCATCAATTACCCGTAAATAAACCTCAATGCCCTGTAATGCACTATCAGAGAGACGGTGCAATGTCTAATGGTCATGGTGGCAGTAGTCCTAATTATTATCCTAATAGTGATGAGAATGCTCCTAAAGAAGCTCCTGAATATGCTGAACCTCCTTTAAATTTAGGTAATGTAGCGGTTGATCGTTATGATTCTCGTGAGGGTAACGATGACTATTCTCAAGCGGGAAACTTGTGGCGTATCTTCTCTGACGGTGAAAAAGAACGGACAGCAAAGGCGATCGCATCAGCAATGACTGGGGTAACAGAAGAAATTAAAATGCGCCAATTATGTCATTTTTTCCGTGCTGATATGGAATATGGACAAAAAGTTGCAACGGCTTTAGGTATTACTATCGATGCCACAAAATTTCTTTCCGATAAGTAA
- a CDS encoding gamma-glutamylcyclotransferase has product MLKIFVYGTLKPKGKYYQIYCEGKTLQEVKCWTKGRLFDLPLGYPAMIKGNDQVFGYLLSFASFQDLEKLDELEGYSGEPNSPSNEYYREKIMVYNDVNYPFDEAWTYFMTQEKVKALNGVFLSSGWWNTQTETHSDCK; this is encoded by the coding sequence ATGTTAAAAATCTTTGTTTATGGCACATTAAAACCTAAAGGCAAATATTATCAAATTTATTGTGAGGGAAAAACTCTTCAAGAAGTTAAATGTTGGACAAAAGGACGATTATTTGATTTACCGTTAGGTTATCCTGCTATGATTAAAGGAAATGATCAAGTTTTCGGCTATTTACTTTCTTTTGCTTCTTTTCAAGACTTAGAAAAATTAGATGAATTAGAAGGTTATTCAGGAGAACCAAATTCACCTTCAAATGAATACTATCGAGAAAAAATTATGGTCTATAATGACGTTAATTATCCCTTCGATGAGGCTTGGACATATTTTATGACACAAGAAAAGGTTAAGGCTTTAAATGGCGTTTTTTTGTCCTCTGGATGGTGGAATACTCAAACCGAAACGCATTCAGATTGTAAATGA
- the trpB gene encoding tryptophan synthase subunit beta has protein sequence MTVTPIKTKSNFTQVPDNFGRFGKYGGKYVPETLMPALSELETAYNKYKNDPDFQQELNLLLKDYVGRPNPLYFAERLTQHYAKPDGKGAKIYLKREDLNHTGAHKINNALGQVLLAVRMGKKRIIAETGAGQHGVATATVCARFGLDCVIYMGVEDMERQKLNVFRMRLLGAKVQPVSAGTGTLKDATSEAIRDWVTNVESTHYILGSVAGPHPYPMMVRDFHGVIGKETRSQCLEKWGGLPDILLACVGGGSNAMGLFYEFVGDASVRLIGVEAEGSGIASGKHAATLTQGKPGVLHGAMSYLLQDTEGQVIEAHSISAGLDYPGVGPEHSYLKDEHRAEYYSITDAEALTAFQLVCKLEGIIPALETAHAFAYLEKLCLNIEGSPYIVINCSGRGDKDVQTVAKHIDGIDL, from the coding sequence GTGACTGTTACACCTATTAAAACTAAATCTAATTTTACTCAAGTACCTGACAATTTCGGTCGTTTTGGCAAATATGGCGGGAAATATGTCCCTGAGACTTTAATGCCCGCCTTAAGCGAACTAGAAACTGCTTACAATAAGTATAAAAACGATCCTGATTTTCAACAAGAATTAAATTTATTACTTAAAGATTATGTTGGAAGACCAAATCCCCTTTATTTTGCAGAAAGACTAACCCAACATTACGCTAAACCAGATGGCAAAGGTGCTAAAATTTACCTCAAAAGAGAAGACTTAAATCACACAGGGGCTCATAAAATTAATAACGCATTAGGGCAAGTTTTATTAGCCGTGCGCATGGGTAAAAAAAGAATTATCGCTGAAACAGGTGCAGGACAACATGGAGTAGCAACGGCTACTGTATGTGCTCGTTTTGGTTTAGATTGTGTAATATATATGGGCGTAGAAGATATGGAACGCCAAAAGTTAAACGTTTTTAGGATGCGTCTATTAGGGGCAAAAGTCCAACCCGTATCGGCTGGAACTGGAACACTCAAAGATGCTACTTCTGAAGCAATCCGAGATTGGGTTACTAATGTTGAAAGTACTCATTATATCTTAGGTTCTGTTGCTGGTCCTCATCCTTATCCGATGATGGTAAGGGATTTTCATGGGGTTATCGGTAAAGAAACTCGTAGCCAATGTTTAGAAAAATGGGGCGGTTTACCAGATATTTTACTCGCTTGTGTGGGTGGTGGCTCAAATGCCATGGGCTTATTCTATGAATTTGTCGGCGATGCTTCTGTACGTTTAATTGGGGTGGAAGCCGAAGGAAGTGGTATTGCGTCAGGAAAACACGCTGCTACTTTAACTCAAGGTAAACCGGGTGTTTTACATGGTGCAATGAGTTATTTACTTCAAGATACAGAAGGACAAGTAATTGAAGCCCATTCTATCAGTGCAGGGTTAGATTATCCCGGAGTTGGACCAGAACATAGTTACCTAAAAGATGAACATAGAGCAGAATACTATAGCATTACCGATGCAGAGGCTTTAACGGCTTTTCAGTTAGTGTGCAAACTAGAAGGTATTATTCCTGCCTTAGAAACTGCCCATGCTTTTGCTTATTTAGAGAAACTTTGCCTCAATATTGAAGGTAGTCCTTATATTGTTATCAATTGTTCAGGGCGTGGTGACAAAGATGTGCAAACCGTAGCTAAACATATTGACGGTATTGATTTGTAA
- a CDS encoding Uma2 family endonuclease: protein MLTKKRADRVLLYNIDWQQFENILIDLGQTRSARIAYDNGILEIMNPLPEHEYYKENIGDCIKDIAEVLERDYENLGSTTWRKQAKMAGIEPDNCFYFQNEAKIRGKLDYDLNQDPPPDLALEIDLTSKSLNRFPIYVRLGIPEVWCYDEGLLKVYLLQNDETYQESRSSLVFPDLPVQEIPEVINQYRMQGRRKIRQEIRKWALTLKI, encoded by the coding sequence ATGCTTACCAAAAAAAGAGCTGATCGAGTCTTACTATACAATATAGATTGGCAACAATTTGAAAATATCCTCATAGATTTAGGACAAACCCGTTCTGCTAGGATTGCTTATGATAATGGAATCTTGGAAATTATGAATCCTTTACCTGAGCACGAATACTATAAAGAAAATATTGGTGATTGTATCAAAGACATTGCTGAGGTATTAGAAAGAGATTATGAGAATTTAGGCTCAACTACTTGGCGTAAACAGGCAAAAATGGCGGGTATTGAGCCTGATAACTGTTTTTATTTCCAAAATGAGGCAAAAATTAGAGGAAAATTAGACTATGATTTAAATCAAGATCCTCCTCCTGATTTAGCTTTAGAAATTGATCTTACCAGTAAATCTTTAAATCGTTTTCCCATTTATGTTCGTTTAGGGATTCCTGAAGTGTGGTGTTATGATGAAGGATTGTTAAAAGTTTATTTATTACAAAACGATGAAACTTATCAAGAATCACGATCAAGTTTAGTATTTCCAGATTTACCCGTACAAGAGATACCAGAAGTTATTAATCAATATCGTATGCAAGGAAGAAGAAAAATTCGTCAAGAAATTAGAAAATGGGCATTGACATTAAAAATTTAG
- a CDS encoding M15 family metallopeptidase gives MKPYQIIPIIDSQEPLVAIPDGEFILENPSAYVKLGANYEGKSPYFLREEVLKRLMKSKDKLTAIKPHWQIKIFDAYRPVNVQQFMVDYTFNSICSDCQLEPNLLTPWEKASIYDEVYKIWAIPSDNPLTPPPHSTGSAIDLTLVDENGFDVDMGGEIDELSERSNPNYYKNKTNPEGKLCHQNRQILLEIMSYGGFRRHLGEWWHFSYGDQMWAWLQNLDTPNLNEIAKYGRVIDN, from the coding sequence ATGAAACCATATCAAATAATACCTATAATAGACTCTCAAGAACCTTTAGTCGCAATTCCCGATGGTGAATTTATCTTAGAAAATCCTTCAGCTTATGTCAAACTAGGAGCCAATTATGAAGGTAAATCCCCTTATTTTTTAAGGGAAGAAGTCTTAAAAAGATTAATGAAGTCAAAAGATAAATTAACAGCAATTAAACCCCATTGGCAGATTAAAATTTTTGATGCTTATCGTCCAGTAAACGTACAACAGTTTATGGTAGATTATACTTTTAATTCCATCTGTAGCGATTGCCAACTTGAACCTAATTTACTAACACCATGGGAAAAAGCATCTATTTATGATGAGGTTTACAAAATTTGGGCTATTCCTAGTGACAATCCTTTAACTCCTCCTCCTCATAGTACAGGATCGGCGATCGATTTAACTTTGGTGGATGAAAATGGCTTTGATGTTGATATGGGAGGCGAAATTGATGAACTTTCTGAGCGTTCCAATCCTAATTATTACAAAAATAAAACTAATCCCGAAGGAAAATTGTGTCACCAAAACAGGCAAATATTACTAGAGATTATGAGCTATGGAGGTTTTCGCCGTCATTTGGGGGAGTGGTGGCATTTTTCTTATGGTGATCAAATGTGGGCATGGTTACAAAATCTTGATACTCCTAACCTAAATGAGATCGCTAAATATGGTAGAGTAATTGACAATTAA
- a CDS encoding exonuclease domain-containing protein produces the protein MNNKNINNLGEQRKIIVKNPAKIIFLDTEGKNILREIGILNDRGKVLYNSFVKDHYNNENIRINLKSLNTIIEEIEPIIKDKIIVCHHAEHDQKIIFNSFHKVRKIVPRLNFICTVQLSKQSFPDYLSYGLSYLAKQLNLKVEGQYFQDNFAHSAVYDAKFTHQLYLYLTKTMNDIDQKIVDLEKTFAPKNYHNPFTSSRVDDPFQNHPDYQAIYDQEFKRLQRILGEIKEDKNNQSQGALIIGEAGTGKTHLIMRVAHKLLEKNRLLFIRQPNNPDSVLYHTYSRILESFFQLVPEKENTQLEYLIAHSFTKILSSSDNVTKTEKGQKLIQNLEQDYLSLFNVLGKENTDLHRNNWDYIERNIIDWWANYEHHVGGYSSEILRGIIRYCRYSKLDLKTIAERWLAGNQLEDEEVQKIGLTNWKDDLSREEFALEAIRVFGILSKLDEPLIIVFDQLEGLGLPQNRSILYSFGSAIKEIITHVPNSLIILNLFPNRWQQFQEYFDEAVNDRWRQNIINLPTLNKTELEEILTIKAKLVNLKLADIFTNQQLEDTLNKSSIRKVLNRASDYFNYKFYQIPLPEDIVITKSSFDLEEKVQELESTLVEIGKLVSNFVKKDDSSQPIDNFTSTGNDSLTGRETLPSKNPLFQYLDNKKQLLEKEYQKAQVITDSDDIGKLKTILEAYQTIEPSLEINQLMLGKRKLPEHLAIINKNGTNIIAFLNISAAGFAARLGNFNELVVSSPKHKFQLFRDLREPEINGKVGKLEIEKLNNTKNGEFIFMDEQNRINFELIYHLIIDIQQKDVEFELKIIGEFLPEYFKSYWLLSILK, from the coding sequence ATGAATAATAAAAATATAAATAACTTAGGTGAACAAAGAAAAATAATAGTAAAAAATCCTGCAAAAATTATATTTTTAGATACTGAAGGTAAAAATATTTTAAGGGAAATTGGAATTTTAAATGATCGAGGAAAAGTGCTTTATAATAGTTTTGTAAAAGATCACTATAACAATGAAAATATTAGGATAAATTTAAAATCTTTAAACACAATAATTGAAGAAATTGAGCCGATTATTAAAGATAAAATTATCGTATGTCATCATGCAGAACATGATCAAAAAATAATATTTAATAGTTTTCATAAAGTTAGAAAAATTGTCCCTCGACTAAATTTCATTTGTACTGTACAATTAAGTAAACAAAGTTTTCCTGATTATCTTAGTTATGGCTTAAGTTATTTAGCTAAACAATTAAATTTAAAAGTAGAAGGACAATATTTCCAAGATAATTTTGCCCATAGTGCCGTTTATGATGCTAAATTTACGCATCAACTATACTTATATTTAACAAAAACTATGAATGATATTGATCAAAAAATTGTTGATTTAGAAAAAACTTTTGCTCCCAAAAATTATCACAATCCTTTTACTAGCAGTAGAGTTGATGATCCCTTTCAAAATCATCCTGACTATCAAGCAATTTATGACCAAGAATTTAAACGTTTACAAAGAATTTTAGGAGAAATTAAAGAAGATAAAAATAATCAAAGTCAAGGGGCATTAATTATCGGAGAAGCAGGTACAGGTAAAACTCATTTAATTATGAGAGTAGCTCACAAATTATTAGAAAAAAATCGCCTTTTATTTATTCGTCAACCGAATAACCCTGATAGTGTTTTATATCATACTTATTCTCGCATTTTAGAATCATTTTTTCAACTTGTTCCGGAAAAAGAAAATACTCAATTAGAATACTTAATTGCCCATAGTTTTACTAAAATATTAAGTTCCTCAGATAATGTTACTAAAACCGAAAAAGGTCAAAAATTAATTCAGAATTTAGAACAAGATTATTTAAGTTTATTTAATGTTTTAGGCAAAGAAAATACTGATTTACATCGCAATAATTGGGATTATATTGAAAGAAATATTATCGATTGGTGGGCAAATTATGAACATCATGTTGGTGGTTATTCCAGTGAAATTTTAAGAGGAATTATTCGTTATTGTCGCTATAGTAAATTAGATTTAAAAACTATTGCCGAGCGTTGGTTAGCAGGAAATCAATTAGAAGATGAAGAGGTACAAAAAATTGGTCTAACTAATTGGAAAGATGATTTAAGTAGAGAAGAATTTGCCTTAGAAGCAATTAGAGTATTTGGCATTTTATCTAAATTAGATGAACCATTAATTATTGTTTTTGATCAATTAGAAGGTTTAGGATTACCTCAAAATAGAAGTATTTTATATAGTTTTGGATCTGCGATAAAAGAGATTATCACTCATGTACCAAATAGTTTAATAATTCTCAATTTATTTCCTAATCGTTGGCAACAATTTCAAGAATACTTTGACGAAGCTGTTAACGATAGATGGAGACAAAATATTATTAATTTACCAACACTTAATAAAACAGAATTAGAGGAAATTTTAACGATAAAAGCAAAATTAGTAAATTTAAAGTTAGCAGATATTTTTACAAATCAACAGTTAGAAGATACTTTAAATAAATCATCTATTAGAAAGGTATTAAATAGAGCTTCTGATTATTTTAACTATAAATTTTATCAAATCCCTTTACCTGAAGATATTGTTATCACAAAATCATCTTTTGATTTAGAAGAAAAAGTACAAGAATTAGAATCTACTTTAGTTGAAATAGGTAAATTAGTTAGTAACTTTGTTAAAAAAGATGATTCTAGTCAACCAATAGATAATTTTACTTCAACAGGAAACGATAGTTTAACAGGAAGAGAAACACTACCATCTAAAAATCCACTTTTTCAATACTTAGATAATAAAAAACAATTACTAGAAAAAGAATATCAAAAAGCTCAAGTAATTACGGATTCTGATGACATAGGTAAACTCAAAACTATTTTAGAAGCCTACCAAACTATTGAGCCTTCTTTGGAAATCAATCAACTAATGTTAGGCAAAAGAAAACTACCCGAACATTTAGCGATTATCAATAAAAATGGTACTAATATCATTGCCTTTTTAAATATTTCAGCCGCAGGTTTTGCCGCAAGATTAGGGAATTTTAATGAATTAGTTGTATCTTCTCCTAAACATAAATTTCAGTTATTTAGAGATCTCCGAGAGCCAGAAATTAACGGTAAAGTTGGGAAATTAGAAATCGAAAAACTTAATAATACTAAAAATGGTGAGTTTATTTTTATGGATGAACAAAACCGCATTAATTTTGAATTAATTTATCATCTAATTATCGATATTCAACAAAAAGATGTAGAATTTGAATTGAAAATAATTGGAGAATTTTTACCAGAATATTTTAAATCTTATTGGCTTTTGTCTATTCTTAAATAA
- a CDS encoding 3'-5' exonuclease — MIYLTDENEIKNIILDLIETDILWLDTEVADYATKKPRLSLIQVLAYPENLDGSRTYMLDVLDKPDLIDFFIQNIMINESIKKVFHNANYDLKLLGKITAKNVFCTLEFSRKFPYHLLPVKSHSLKTLTEYLTNFKDLNKEEQGGDWSIRPLQKSQLEYAKMDCVYLAQIYNKLIELEDKVNRNFEHNNLDVLSKRYKEIEEKWLLLDSEINYLKEKIKATMIDEGIKENDYFKLTSSQRTTIKSDLQELVKLINNKKINIDFSITLTKAIQEQLGDNLDSLKTDVETKIYYSLKESEPLS, encoded by the coding sequence ATGATTTATTTAACTGATGAAAATGAGATAAAAAATATCATTCTTGACTTAATAGAAACTGATATTCTTTGGCTAGATACTGAAGTCGCTGATTATGCCACAAAAAAACCTCGTTTATCTTTAATTCAAGTTTTGGCATATCCAGAAAATCTTGATGGTAGTCGAACTTATATGCTTGATGTGTTAGATAAACCAGATTTAATTGATTTTTTTATTCAGAATATTATGATCAATGAATCCATTAAAAAAGTTTTTCATAACGCTAATTATGATTTAAAGTTATTAGGCAAAATCACCGCTAAGAATGTATTTTGTACCCTCGAATTTTCTCGAAAATTTCCTTATCATTTATTACCAGTAAAAAGTCATAGTTTAAAAACTTTAACGGAATATTTAACTAATTTTAAGGACTTAAATAAGGAAGAACAAGGAGGAGATTGGAGTATTCGTCCGTTACAAAAAAGTCAGTTAGAATATGCAAAAATGGACTGTGTTTATCTTGCTCAAATTTATAATAAATTAATAGAATTAGAAGATAAGGTTAACCGAAATTTTGAACACAACAATTTAGATGTATTGAGTAAAAGATATAAAGAAATTGAAGAAAAATGGCTATTATTAGACTCAGAAATTAATTATTTGAAAGAGAAAATAAAAGCTACTATGATTGACGAAGGAATAAAAGAAAATGATTATTTCAAACTTACTTCTAGTCAACGCACTACTATAAAAAGTGATTTACAAGAGTTAGTAAAATTGATTAATAATAAAAAGATTAATATAGATTTTTCTATCACCTTAACGAAAGCAATTCAAGAACAGTTAGGTGATAATTTAGACTCTTTAAAAACTGACGTGGAGACAAAGATTTACTATAGTTTAAAAGAATCTGAGCCTCTAAGTTAA
- a CDS encoding elongation factor G, with the protein MNENTNISVRNIAIVGPYSSGKTTLLESLLFVSGAINRKGNVNNGNSIGDNCLEAKSRNMSVEVSSAYTEYKDINFTFLDCPGSVEFMQETYNALVAAGCALIVCEPSVSKVLTLAPLFHFLDEWQIPHLVYINKMDRSQDNFMDVLKAIKDVSTRPLVPQQYPIKKDQDVIGYIDLITEQAYHYHPDSEADLVSFPDELKEVETKARQEMLEILADFDDHLLEELIEEIEPSEEEIIKDLKQDLSADLIVPVFFGIAQNDYGVRPLLDSLVKEAPEPNITAERRGLKPINSETVIAQVLKTYYSTQGGRLSLVRVWQGNLIDGMTLNGVRVGGIYQLMGSQQKSLNWANTGQIVALGRLEGIKTGDTITDASSLIKSLPKAQIFQPVYAKAVTAENRKDEVKISGAIAKISEEDPSLKWEQDENTHEVILWGQGEIHLQVTLERLRNKYNLSMVTQNPKIPYKETIRKSTTIHGRYKHQSGGHGAFGDVYLEIKPLSRGEGFQFHQTIVGGVVPKQYIPGVETGVREYLIQGPLGYPVVDIDVTLTDGSYHAVDSSEQAFKQAARIAMSEGMLQCEPILLEPVLQVDISIPSEFTSKVLQLVSTHRGQILGYDSMTNWKNWDQVNAYLPQAEMQDFIIELRSLSLGVGFFNWQYDHLDQVPDKVTSKILAEV; encoded by the coding sequence ATGAATGAAAATACAAATATATCTGTTAGAAATATTGCGATTGTTGGTCCTTATTCTAGTGGAAAAACCACCCTTTTAGAGAGTTTATTGTTCGTTTCAGGTGCAATTAATCGTAAAGGAAATGTCAATAATGGCAATAGTATTGGAGATAATTGTCTAGAGGCAAAAAGCCGTAATATGAGTGTTGAAGTGTCCTCTGCTTATACAGAATATAAAGATATAAATTTTACTTTTCTTGATTGTCCGGGATCTGTGGAATTTATGCAAGAAACTTATAATGCTTTGGTAGCAGCAGGTTGTGCACTCATCGTTTGCGAACCTTCTGTGAGTAAGGTTTTAACCCTTGCACCCTTATTTCATTTTTTGGATGAATGGCAAATTCCCCATCTAGTTTATATCAATAAAATGGATCGATCTCAGGATAATTTTATGGATGTTTTAAAGGCAATTAAAGATGTTTCTACTCGTCCTTTAGTACCTCAACAATATCCTATCAAAAAAGATCAAGATGTCATTGGTTATATTGATTTAATCACAGAACAAGCCTATCATTATCATCCAGATAGCGAAGCGGATTTAGTTTCTTTTCCTGATGAATTAAAAGAAGTTGAAACCAAAGCAAGACAGGAAATGTTAGAAATCTTAGCAGATTTTGATGACCATTTATTAGAGGAATTAATTGAAGAAATTGAGCCTTCTGAGGAAGAAATTATTAAAGATTTAAAACAAGATTTGAGTGCAGATTTAATTGTTCCTGTATTTTTTGGTATTGCTCAAAATGATTACGGAGTGCGTCCATTATTAGATAGTTTAGTCAAAGAAGCACCAGAGCCTAATATAACTGCCGAAAGACGAGGTTTAAAACCAATTAATTCTGAAACTGTTATCGCTCAAGTCTTAAAAACTTACTATAGCACCCAAGGAGGAAGATTATCTCTAGTACGAGTTTGGCAGGGTAATTTAATCGATGGTATGACTCTTAATGGAGTGCGTGTGGGCGGTATATATCAATTAATGGGTAGTCAACAAAAATCTTTAAATTGGGCTAATACTGGGCAAATAGTAGCATTAGGACGACTAGAAGGCATTAAAACAGGAGACACTATTACTGATGCTTCTTCATTGATCAAATCTCTTCCTAAAGCTCAAATTTTTCAACCTGTTTATGCCAAAGCTGTTACTGCAGAAAATCGTAAAGATGAAGTAAAAATTTCTGGTGCGATCGCCAAAATATCAGAAGAAGATCCCTCTTTGAAATGGGAACAAGATGAGAATACTCACGAAGTTATTTTGTGGGGACAGGGGGAGATTCATTTACAAGTAACTTTAGAGCGACTAAGAAATAAGTATAACTTATCGATGGTTACTCAAAATCCCAAAATTCCCTATAAAGAAACCATCCGTAAAAGTACAACAATTCATGGGCGGTATAAACATCAAAGCGGTGGTCATGGTGCATTCGGTGATGTATATTTAGAAATAAAACCTCTTTCTCGTGGAGAAGGCTTTCAATTTCATCAAACTATTGTGGGCGGTGTCGTACCTAAACAATACATACCTGGGGTAGAAACTGGAGTCAGAGAATATTTAATACAAGGTCCTTTAGGCTATCCTGTCGTGGACATTGATGTCACCCTTACTGATGGTTCATATCATGCGGTAGATAGCTCAGAACAAGCCTTTAAACAAGCTGCACGGATTGCTATGAGCGAAGGAATGCTTCAATGTGAACCTATTTTATTAGAACCCGTTTTACAAGTTGATATATCTATACCTTCAGAATTTACATCTAAAGTATTACAGTTAGTTAGTACTCATCGAGGACAAATTCTTGGTTATGACTCTATGACTAATTGGAAAAATTGGGATCAAGTAAATGCTTATTTACCTCAAGCCGAAATGCAAGATTTTATTATCGAATTGCGATCGCTAAGTTTAGGGGTAGGTTTCTTCAATTGGCAATATGATCATTTAGACCAAGTACCTGATAAAGTTACTTCTAAGATTTTAGCAGAAGTTTAA